From a region of the Rhipicephalus microplus isolate Deutch F79 chromosome X, USDA_Rmic, whole genome shotgun sequence genome:
- the LOC142775339 gene encoding uncharacterized protein LOC142775339 produces MPPRGRSELLPSTLVALWLSSFAYIAYAAKKDCLIDKAKGWFDPSNVYQCVNSDCCTEYGKHSCCAKKAKSEIIQEQLLLWGGLLGFLLLLAVIIYCKRKDVQIFEGRSLSCKFCPGQRDRIENIRSNAA; encoded by the exons ATGCCGCCTCGCGGCCGCTCCGAGTTGTTGCCGTCAACGCTGGTCGCGCTATGGCTCTCCTCCTTTGCCTACATTGCCTACGCCG CCAAGAAGGACTGCTTGATAGACAAGGCGAAAGGATGGTTTGATCCCAGCAATGTATACCAGTGCGTGAACTCCGATTGCTGCACCGAATATGGCAAGCACTCCTGCTGTGCCAAAAAGGCAAAGTCTGAAATCAT ACAAGAGCAGTTGCTACTTTGGGGCGGCTTACTGGGCTTCCTGCTCCTCCTCGCTGTCATCATCTACTGCAAGAGGAAGGACGTGCAGATCTTCGAGGGCCGCTCTCTGAGCTGCAAGTTCTGCCCCGGACAGAGAGACCGAATTGAGAATATTCGATCGAATGCGGCTTGA